The stretch of DNA GGACGACGAACCGTAGGCGGTTCTGCATGGAATCAGCCTTCCCTATTATCGCCAACGGAGGTCATCAAAATTGTGACGGAGAGTGATCATTGATAGACCTAATAGTCTAGTTTTATTCGTTCTACGACAAAAGTTCTGAAATTTTTGATCCCCAGGGCTTTGTTGCATGATTAGAAAAACGGTCAGGTTCGCCTTGAGAGTGTCCTGGTATTAACCTTCAACCTTGTAGCTATCGGGTTTAGCGATCTGAATCATGCGGTTGAGCGCAACACATTTGATGAACAATTCCACGGCTTGATTGTCAAATTGACGTGCACTGAGATTGCCCCCCAAAATAGTCTTAAAGCGGAACATGGTAGTTTCAGCAA from Synechococcales cyanobacterium T60_A2020_003 encodes:
- a CDS encoding IS5/IS1182 family transposase encodes the protein AETTMFRFKTILGGNLSARQFDNQAVELFIKCVALNRMIQIAKPDSYKVEG